The Drosophila sechellia strain sech25 chromosome 2R, ASM438219v1, whole genome shotgun sequence nucleotide sequence TGGATCTCATGTACGAGTGGCGTGAGTTTTTGGACAACTATCGGGCACAGAATGGAGGCGATTCACGGGTTCTGCTGGCCGAGGCCTATTCCTCCGTGGAGACACTGAGTGCTTACTTCGGAAACAGCACCCATCAGGGTACCCAGCTGCCCATGAACTTCCAGTTGATGTATCTCAGTGGATATTCCACCGCCAAGGATGTTGTGGGATCCATCGACTACTGGATGAATACCATGTGGAAGGAGCACCAGACGGCCAATTGGGTCGTTGGCAATCACGACACTAACCGAGTGGCCGATCGTATGGGAGCTCACAAAGTGGATCTGCTAAATGTGATTGTAAACGCCCTGCCAGGTTCTTCGGTCACCTACTACGGCGAGGAAATCGGCATGTCCAACGTGGACGTGGAGTGCACCGGCGACTCCTGCGAGGATCGCGATGGAGAGCGCACGCCAATGCAGTGGACGGCTGGAAAGAATGCCAACTTCTCTGATGGGGAGTCCACCTGGCTGCCTCTAAGCCCCGAATATCAAAGGTACAATGTGCAGACTGAACGCGGTGTTTCCAGATCCTCCCTGAACATCTTTAAGGGTCTTCAAGCACTTAAGAGCAGTTCCGCCTTTCTTGCGTTTAAAGACGATGGAGGTTTCTCCTACGAGGCGGTGACGGAACAGGTTCTACAGATCATTCGGTAGGTGAAGCAAATCCTCTTCTATAGCTGATCCTAAGCTCCGATATCCTACAGCACAAACAAAATCAGCGAGGAGTATCGAATCCTGGTCAACATGGGCAACGGTATGGAAATCCTCGATGGCCTGGCCCCCAAAACCTACGAGTATGTGCTGGCCACTGCCTACTCCACACACTATCCGGGGTAGGTTTTCTCTACTTTTTTGATTTCTATACTTTTAGCATACTTAAAATGAATTACAGGCAAAAAGCGGATCTGTCACAGAGGATCATTCTCATGCCCTACGAAGCAGTCGTTCTACGCTGGTTGGCTTAACTTCTTGTACTTATTTTGGTGTACCAAGAATTACTTGTTTAGTTCGTTTTGATCAGTACGAATGGCACTGGGGTCCCTCATAAAGATAGGCCCTGTTTCGACATATGTGTTCCCAGAAATATATTAAACCGAACTTTGAGTGCCAATTACCACATCTAGATTTTATAGACACCCACTTAAGATATAGGCATTTGGCCTGCGCTGTCGCTTGGCTATCGCTATGGATTAATCTGCGAATAAACGTGATCGATAGTAATCGTACGAATTTAGTATTGCCTAATTGgccaataaattaaatggctATTATTCAAAACTTCCAGTGGGTCTGTTTCTAATCAGTGCTTATACAAGTTGGCATGGGGCCATCGTAAAGATAAGCGCAGTTAGTTAAGTAGTCCAACCCTATTAAGGAAGTTAAGcgatcaaaatatttttgtgttaTTCTTTATTAAGGACCTATTATATTAGTTTAAACTGTGCTCAGCACAACTGCTTCCTTGGGCAACAGCAGCACGGAGTTGGAAAAGGTGAGGTCGCTAAAAGGATAAAATGGTTAGTCTTGTATGGTTAAAGATATTCTCAGGTGTCCAGTGCTTACTTCTTGCGACGCACACTCTTATCATTCACCACCACATATTGCAGTTGCGTGGTTATGGAGGTGAAGACAGAGTCCAAGTTGATCGACTCCACATCATCGTTGATGTTGATGAGGGTGATGTACGACTTGTAGCCCGCCAAGGTTCTGTTGATAAGGAAATCCGGTCAATATCCAGTCTTTGGGTAAATTATACGATTGTTCCAGCTTACCGCTTGAAGGCCAGCACATTCGGACCAATGGCTGTTACGGAGACATCGCCCTGCTTCAAAGTAGGCTCATCACGCAGAGCTCGCAGCTGCTTGTAGACGTTCAGGTGGCTCAGGGCGATTCCACGCTCCTTCTTCACATTGACCAACTTGTAGTTACTGGCCACAGGCAGCCAGGTGATCGAGGCGTTGGAGAATCCGGCGTTGACCTCGTCGCTCCACTGGAAAGGAGTGCGCACTGGGTCGCGAGTGAGGCGCTCAAACTCCTGTTCGTTTGATTGGCAGGCCTGAGGGTCCACGGTGTCCTCCCAGCTGATCCAAACGTCGGTCATGCCCATCTCCTCGCCCTGGTAGGTCACACTCACGCCGGGCAGTCCCATGATGATCATGTTGCAGGCGTCGATGCGATCGGCGCCCAATCGGGAGCCAATGCGACTCTGGTCGTGGTTGCCGAACACCCAGTTAGCCACCTGACCTTCTGGCATGTTGTCCAGCCAGTTGTGGATCAGCTCCGAGTAGTGGTAGGCATCGGAGCTGTAGCTGATCTTAGCCAGCAGCTCGAAATTGAAGGGGATCTGGGAGCCCAGGTGGGTGCCGTTTCCATAGTACTGCATCAACACTTCCAGGGGAGAGTAGGCCTCGGTGAGCAGGACGCGGTCGTCGCCACCCAACTCGGCGTCTATTTCCTCGATCACATCGCGGAAAGCGTAAATCAGCTCCAGGGTCTCGGGTTGATCGGTGGTGTAGATGTGCTGCAGGTAGGTGTAATCCTCGGGATCGCTCACTGCCTCGTTCCGGGGTTCATCGGGCCAGTTGCCGTCGGCATCAGCTGGAATTTCGTAGACATGAGGCACAGCGTCGATGCGGAAGCCGTAAGCACCCTTTCGCAGCCAGAAGCGCAGCACATCCTTCATGGCTTCAACAACCTTGGGGTTGCGGTAGTTTAGATCGGGCTGTTTGGCGTGGAATTGGTGGAGGTAGTACGCCTGCCGTTGCTCGTTCCAGGTCCACATGGAACCGCGGAACACGGAGAGCCAGTTGGTGGGTGGCTGGCGGATACCGTTGACCACCTTGCCGGTGTGCCACACATAGAAATCCTTGTACTCCTCCTCGCCAGCGGCCGATCGGATGAACCAGTCGCACTCGTCACTAGTGTGGTTCGGCACAAAGTCCAGAATGATTTTGATGTCCAGCTCTTTGGCGCGCGCAAGCAGCGCCTCAAAATCCTCCATTGTGCCGAATATGGGATCAATACCTTTAAGATCAGCCACATCGTAGCCGAAATCAGCCATGGGCGAGGTGAAGATCGGGGATAGCCAGGTGGCTGTGATTCCGATTTCCTTCAGGTAAGGCAGCTGTTGCGTAATACCTGATGGCAAGGGTGAAGTAAGATAAGAGCCTAAG carries:
- the LOC6608181 gene encoding maltase A2, producing MPKWAHLGLAALLLISTTQEGAADIDWWENASLYQIYPRSFQDSDGDGIGDLKGITSRLGYLKEIGITATWLSPIFTSPMSDFGYDISNFYDIDPIFGTLDDFDALIVEAKSLGVKIILDFVPNHSSDENVWFEKSVNREDGYDDFYVWDDGKLNEETGARDPPSNWVSVFSGPMWTWNEKRQQYFLHQFQVKQPDLNFTNPMVREHMLDVLKFWLDRGVDGFRIDAVPHIYEHRNADGSYPDEPVSGWGSDPNAYDYHDHIYTKDQPATVDLMYEWREFLDNYRAQNGGDSRVLLAEAYSSVETLSAYFGNSTHQGTQLPMNFQLMYLSGYSTAKDVVGSIDYWMNTMWKEHQTANWVVGNHDTNRVADRMGAHKVDLLNVIVNALPGSSVTYYGEEIGMSNVDVECTGDSCEDRDGERTPMQWTAGKNANFSDGESTWLPLSPEYQRYNVQTERGVSRSSLNIFKGLQALKSSSAFLAFKDDGGFSYEAVTEQVLQIIRTNKISEEYRILVNMGNGMEILDGLAPKTYEYVLATAYSTHYPGQKADLSQRIILMPYEAVVLRWLA
- the LOC6608182 gene encoding maltase A3, which encodes MFKLLVLSCLLALVLPSLAEVGWWKSGQFYQIYPRSFKDSDGDGVGDLIGITQQLPYLKEIGITATWLSPIFTSPMADFGYDVADLKGIDPIFGTMEDFEALLARAKELDIKIILDFVPNHTSDECDWFIRSAAGEEEYKDFYVWHTGKVVNGIRQPPTNWLSVFRGSMWTWNEQRQAYYLHQFHAKQPDLNYRNPKVVEAMKDVLRFWLRKGAYGFRIDAVPHVYEIPADADGNWPDEPRNEAVSDPEDYTYLQHIYTTDQPETLELIYAFRDVIEEIDAELGGDDRVLLTEAYSPLEVLMQYYGNGTHLGSQIPFNFELLAKISYSSDAYHYSELIHNWLDNMPEGQVANWVFGNHDQSRIGSRLGADRIDACNMIIMGLPGVSVTYQGEEMGMTDVWISWEDTVDPQACQSNEQEFERLTRDPVRTPFQWSDEVNAGFSNASITWLPVASNYKLVNVKKERGIALSHLNVYKQLRALRDEPTLKQGDVSVTAIGPNVLAFKRTLAGYKSYITLININDDVESINLDSVFTSITTQLQYVVVNDKSVRRKNDLTFSNSVLLLPKEAVVLSTV